The DNA segment TAAATGACACCAGAAGATATCGATTAACTGGCTGATTAATTAACTGTAATAGCAAGAATGTTTCATCACAAAACTTTTTGTAACAAGATTAACGATCTACTACGAAAACCTACTTTCTCGacaattttattcgttcattCATTCGAATAATCACTAATTTCTTATTCACGTATAGTTACAGTTTGCTGTTACCTCATATTTTCTAACCAAACATTATTTACAGACATTCAAATTCATCATTATGAAAAATATTTCTACGAATCGCTTTTAAACGCTCTGATAATTATCCTCTCCTCGTGATAAGACCTATTGATTACGCTCTCGTAAAAACAGACGCTAGTAGTGAGATCAGTTAATACCATCTGAAGTTTTACAACGCAAACATCAAAAAAGGAGAGTGCTATTCCGTGTTAGTGAGACTTTATGCACAAAACTGTTACTATTCAGGTATGTATAAAACACTCATATACTTGTTCTCGATAACATGAAACGGAAACACTGTTCTTATATAACTTGGAAAATTGTAGTACATCGCGCGTGATAGTACAAATTCTTATTTTTGTTTGGCATATAGTTGTTCATATAAATTTATGCACACGTAAAAGATATGTTAAAGATAAAATGTCAAGAAACAAACGCTGATCCACTGCATGTCTTTACAACATTAAAAGACAAATATGGCGTCAATAATTTTCAAGGAAATCATCAAAAATTTCCACAACGTTCACGTCAGAATTCTAACAAACTGTTACTCGCATTCTATTTTTCTTACTAAAGATTAAACAATTtcttctcttcctttttttaaCTTTTAGTCTGTCATATTTGTAGTGCGAATACTCTACTGTGATAAAAATTAACGATAACTTCAACATAAGGCGTAAAACGTTTATAGTAAAAACAAAGTACATGTGcttaaaataatatttactaGTATTACTAACATTTTCAATCTCCGCTTGATTATTTACGACAAATGATAACGCACCATTATGTAAAATTTATGATCGAACAGAACTATTACTATAGCATTTTCAGTTTCTTGCATAGTCATAAACGTTTATCGCGATACCTTTTACTGATAAGATGAAGAAAAACAAAGTTATAAACTTTAACTGACAATCAATCAAATACGATTTTCCCGTGCAAACTGGCGATAAGGCGATATCGAAATCAGAGATTCAAGAAGACGTACAGTAAATACATTGAATCATAAGTGCAATAGTGTATCATAGTGGAAATGCTGTTCTACTGTTATTAACACATCGTCACGTTGGTTATTATGTTTACATCATTTCATGCGTATCCATTTATAAGTATGCAGTGCGCATATACAGAGTGATTCACTACTTGTGTGATAAATTTTGACAGTTCACGCTACACCTCAAAAGCAGcaaaaaagttcatataaacctaaatccaatttgtaaaaatgccagagaaaattgggatttttgtttttttcaaaGAAACAGAAGTTTCACTTCTGTTATTGATTGCATCATCCAAACCGTAATtcctacaagaaaatgacaGACAATATTGATGCAGAACGATAAATTTGCTATTATACTAGTCCCTATTTTACTCTGAAACTCAAAAACAGGTggagtaataaaagtttaaacttatctcaggaagcaaaatttgtaaattacgaAATCTCTGATCTCGTATTTAAGTAGTTATTTTTAGATGTGGAGGGCAGTAAATTTCACAAAAACATCTTTAGTCACTAAGCTTTCTAATGATATAATCAGTTTTTTATTCCGTTGCACGATAGCAAAGAAATTTTGTGCGAAATGATGAAGACTGCAGGTAAACTGCAATATATGCGTTCATAGCattcaaatatttaaaaaaatttttcaaaattagtttcagtactccccacagagatggcgctagtagttcttgagtagttcacttcgctgtcgataattatgtgcgaccagtttgagcacttttcacagagatggcgctactaGTCTTTCGGTACTTTACTTTGCTGTCGATAACTcggtgcgaccagtttgagcactttccaccgagatggcgccacgagtacaaacaaaaattttttaaatatttgaatGCTATGAACGCATATAGTTTTCATCATTTCACACAAAATTTCTTTGCTTTCGTGCGACGGAGTAAAAAACTGATTATATCATCAGAAAGCTTAataaataaagaagtttttgtgAAATTTACTGCCTTCCACGTCTAAAAATAACTACGTAAATACGAGATCAAAGATTTCGTAATTTACAAAGTTTGCCTCCTGAGACaagtttaaacttttattacttCACCTGTTTTCGAGTCTCAGGGTAAAATAGggactattataatagcaaatttattgctctgcatCAATATTGTTTATCATTGTCTTGTAAGACTTACGGTTTGGAAAATGCAATCAATAACGTGAGTGAAACTACTGTTTCtctgaaaaaaacaaaaatcctAATTTTCTCTGAcatttttgcaaatcggacctaggtttatataaacttttttgttgcttttgagatgtagtatcagctgtaaaaatttgtcgcacCAGTAGTGAATCATCCTGTAGATCCACTTAAGCCTCTCAGGAATGCCCACTATGTTTAATATATCTCCAGACTCACATCGTACAAGGTAATTCGCTTAAGGCGATTCAACAAACAGTCGTCTGGGTAGACAAACAAGTCGTTAACGTGGACGAACACAACTTGCATATTTTCAAGTTGCAACAGCAATTAAGTAAATGTTCTTTAATTGGTAAAATTCTGTTTAGGACGTCTGATTTAGTACGTCGGTCCGAATATGGACTACTTCCAAATTTTCTGCGCCATAGCTGTGGCGATACTCTCAGTGTATTACTACTACACCGCGTTGTACAATTATTGGAAAAATCGCGGCATACCTGGACCGAAACCTATAGTTATGATAGGCAACTTCTTGGACGTTCTCTTACAAAAAAAGTCGATGAACGACAAAGTGAAGGAATGGTACCATCAATATAAGGATGAACCGGTCTTTGGACTATACGAAGGAAGTACACCTATCCTCGTTATCAACGACCTGGATATGGTTAAGGATGTCCTCATTAGAGACTTCTCTTTATTTGTCAACCGAGGATTTCGCGTATTTCCAAAGGTAATTGAAAATTACTACTGATCCATGCTATTAATATGTCTTTTCTGTGTAATTGTTAACAACTACCAGCAGCCTCGCTGAGTTCAATGAACTTTAAATTTGAAATCTTACAGTATCGAAAGTACTTTCGTGAATACCTCTGAAACTAAACCCAAAGTCGCAATGCGTCGTGTGCAAATTGTGGAGCAATCTGCAATTAAGATAGCACGAGAAGAAATATATGAGAAATTATTAATTACAGATAGAACCGCTGGCGCAACATCTCTTCTTGTTGGAGGCTGAAAGATGGCGACCGTTAAGGGCAAGACTCTCGCCGATATTTACATCCGGTAAATTGAAGGAGATGTTCCCCCTTATCGTGGACTGCGCGGGAAATTTGGAAAAGTATCTGGACAAAATAGCGGCGAGTGGTCAATCGGTGGAGTGTCGAGACCTCGCTGCAAAGTTCACGACTGACGTGATCGGTAGCTGCGCCTTTGGAATTAATATGAACGCACTCTCGAACGAGGAGAGTGAATTTCGTAAGATGGGCAGAAGGATCTTCGAGCGATCCCTACGACAAAGATTAAGAGATAGCGGCAGACAGTTCTCGCCATTGTTTTACAGTATTTTCGGCAGATTCTTACAAGACGACGAAGTGACCAACTTTTTTATAGACATAATTAACGATACGatcaaatatagaaaagagaataATGTGAGCAGACCCGATTTCGTCAATCTGCTGATGGAACTTCAGAATCATCCTGAAAAAATAGACAATATTGGTGAGCACGTAAACGTAGAATATCCGAATCCTAAACATTTTGAGCTTTCAAATTTCGCTCTCGTCCCACGCGCTTCTAATTCATCTTCCGATTGAATTATGTTTTGCTTCGCAGAGTTGAAAGGAGCCCTACTCGCGGCGCAAGCATTTGTTTTCTTCGTTGCCGGATTTGAAACCTCATCGACGACAATCAGCTTCGCCCTTTACGAACTGGCTCAGAATCAGGACATACAAGACAAGTTGCGAGAAGAAATTAAAGAAGTCTATCGCCAAAACGACGGAGTTCTCACGTATGAACAACTGAAAGGGATGAAATACTTGGACAAGGTATTTAAAGGTGCGTTAAAAATAGTTGTAGAATAATGGTAACATCCGATAAAACAAACGTTGACAAATAACTTGTTTCTCCCAACAGAAACACTAAGAAAGTACCCAGTATTATCGATGCTGACAAGAGAGTCGATGGACAATTATACGTTTAAAGGTACCAAAATTAGCATACCAAAGAACGCGAAAGTATGGATACCGGTATATGGAATTCACACAGATCCGAATATTTATCCGAAACCGGAAGTGTTCGATCCTGAAAGGTTCGACGAGAATGCCGCTGCTAGACACCCTATGAGTTACATTCCTTTCGGTGACGGACCAAGAAATTGCATTGGTACGTAAAACAGATAAAACTATGTATCTATAAAGTGCTCCGAAACAAGTCGGAAAAATGCAAAATGTTAAGTTCTTTCATTCAAGGTATCCCTATTTTGATGAAAGTCATACATaatttcatattattacttTCAGGTGCCCGCTTCGCGGTCAATCAAAGCAAGATTGGCATTATAACGGTTATTCGAAACCACAAAGTCAGTGTTTGTGAGAAAACCCAGATTCCGTTTGTCTGTGATCCAGCTACTTTCATACTGACGCTAAAAGGAGGAGTGCATTTGAAGATATCAAGCGTGTGAAACTTGTATAATACAATCAAATTACTTCGTCATCTATAGTtatacttattattattattattattattatttgttattgTATCTACACAGTGTGTATACTTGCAAATAAAgaatttgtataatttttatttttaattaagaaGTCCTGCATAAATTGCTgcgaataaaaaatataatgataTAAAAGTCCCATAGAATGATAACTCATGATACTAAAATTAGTCATGAGTCAGAAAACTAAGAGGAATACAAGAAGATAAAGTACATAGTTGAATCCTCAATTAAAATCATTTGAGTATACTTAACGTACCAGAGCGAATTCAATACTCTCATTCAAGTCAGTGCGCACATCAATGGCTACGAAGACAAAAGGTGGATCTGTATTAATATTTCAAATAGTGATCAACATTTGAAAATTTCCCATTCACAAACGAAACGCAAATAGACGCTATGTGTAATTTTGAGCAATCTAAGTACACATTTACTCGTGATTATTTTAATAATCCAACGCACATCTATGAGAATAAGGTGGAATATACACAAACTAAGTGGTAAGGAACTGAAAAAAGTTCTGTTCTCTGGGTTTTCCTAGAAAAGATGAAGTGGTTTATATCACCCACCTCCTGGCGATACATCGAGTCATTATGAGTCGTAGTTTTTAAAGGCGGAAACTGAACAACGTGCCTCAAAACGGGACAACGTTACACGAATTACCCATCGCACAGTGAATCCCCCCCTCCAATCATCAGGGCACCTGACCGACACGGTGAGAGGAACGCGAACGGCGTGCCTTAAAACGGAACAACGTTGCACGAAATGTGCATCGTACAGTGATTCCTCTCCAAACACAAGGCCATCCAACTGACACAGTGTTAGGACACAGACATTTCTTCGCATCCGGAAATGAAGGACTGAACGTATACGAAGGTATTACGTTGGGATTATCCGAAAAGTAACCGAACTCAGTTGTTGAAAAATTACATTGAAATTCGAAATTTCTTAATGCCTACATCATCGATGACTATATTGTCGTCTATGTTATGTAATCAAAGCATCTGTAAACAGTGTAGAAGATAGATGAAAGAAGATTACGTCATGCGTAGTAAATATTAAATCATAGAGTAATCATTGTTTGAATCGTTAATGCTTCAAACAATATTACTGAAATGCAGAACGTACTATTTTTAACTATTTCGACTAACGATATTTTAAGTGGTTTTTCGAAATTGATTATTTTGCTACGCAATAAGGAAACTTAGAAGCTTTTTACACGCTTCTGATAAGAATTTAAATACACTGCGTTGGTTTATCTGGGTAATGCAGCGAAATTTTTCCTAACGTTTACGTTTtcacatttatttattttcaacAGTTACTTAATGCATCTTCTTCCTATATTTAACTAGAAAAATTCCTTTCAGAACATTACCGTCCGGAACCACTTTGAACTATTAAAATAGGTACAGAAAGTAACAATGGCATACTTTGAGATTCTGTGCGGTGTCGCCGTATTATTGTTACTCTTATATTACTACTTGAAGTCAGTCTACAGTTTCTGGGAAAATCGTGGAGTCTCTGGTCCACGACCCATATTTTGTATTAAAAGCACCATCAAGCTTTTCTTAGCAAAATTGTCATCAGCGCAATTCAGCAAAGATATTTATGACTCGTATAAAAGCGAACCCATGATTGGTTTGTACATATCAAAGTCGCCGATTCTCATGCTGTTGGATCCAGAACTCATCAAAACAGTCCTTATTAGAGATTTCTCATCGTTCACCGATCGAGGTCTCAACGTGCATGAAAGAGTAAGCCTTATATAAATATTCTTCTCGTGTAATTCGCCTGGCGTGGAGTAAATGTACCGCAAAACGAGTAATTTTCAATACGTAATAGCTATGCACACTAAAATGAATATTCGAGTTTCACGAAATGTTCACAGACAGAACCAATGTCCCTCAACTTGCTCATGCTCGATCCAATAAGATGGCGGCCATTACGATCAAAGCTTTCTCCAATGTTCACATCCGGAAAATTGAAAGATATGTTTGGTTTGATCCTAGAGTGTGCGGATCATTTCGAGCAATACCTGAACAAAATAGTAGCAACGGGAGGACCGATCGATTGCCGTGAAGTAACAGCAAAATTCACAACCGATGTGATCGGTTCGTGTGCCTTTGGACTCGACATGAGTGTCTTTGAAGACGAAGACAGCGAATTCCGTCGCGTTGGCAGACAAATATTCGGTGTGGATTTGGAAAACGTAGTACGGCTGAAGCTTCGATTACATATGCCAAAAGTATACGACTTATTGGGTTTTATTGCACCCGACAAGAGGTTTGCCCCATTCTTCACGAAAGTTGTTGCGGACACTATAAAGTACAGAAAAGAAAATAACATAGTTAGGCCTGACTTTATCAATATGATGATGGAACTACGGGACCACCCGCAAAAGTTGGGCGATTTGAGTAAGTTCGTAATACTTCAGAGATTTGATCCATCTTTTAAGTTCGATCAACCCTTTCAGGGTTTAATTTAACGCTAGAGGTATCAAAGCAGTCAGAGTAATCACACTGAaccatgttttttttttttttagaattgACAGACACCTTGATCACTGCGCAAGCTTTCGTTTTCTTCAGCGCTGGTTTCGAAACTTCCTCGACAACGATGAGTAACGCGCTTTACGAACTAGCTCTGAATCAGGAAATTCAAGGCAAACTGCGTAACGAAATTCGGGAACACCTCGCGAAACATAACGGGAAATTGGAGTATGAATACATCAAAGACATGGAATATTTGGACAAAGTATTTAAAGGTATTTGTGAATTAGTTCTAATACCTTTTACTAAATTTTCTAAACTTTATTTTGAGGCGAAGTAAACtatcaagtttcatggtaacgcGAGGAAATAAATGATACCTAGCAAAATGAAAGTGAACGTGTTACCTTTAATTTTCCACAGAGACGTTAAGGAAGTATCCACCAGCAGCAATCGTACCAAGAAGAGCAGTTACCGAATACACCTTCCAAGATACAAAGGTTACAATACCGAAGCAATTGCTAGTATGGATTCCTGTATTCGCAATACATCGCGATCCAGATATTTATCCAAATCCTGACGTTTTCGATCCAGAAAGATTCAACGAAGATGCCATAGCGGCCAGGCATCCAATGAACTATTTACCATTTGGTGACGGGCCGAGAAATTGTATCGGTAAATAGAGTaaatcatataaatgatataCTGAAAATAAAATTGCAACGCAGCCGTATTTGGCAACAGTTATAATAAAAATAACACAAACATAACTGATAGATACATATAAAATTAATCTTACAATTAAAATTACTAATTGAAATCAATCGTATTTCCAGGTGCACGATTTGCGATTTACCAAACCAAGATCGGTCTAATCACAATTCTTCGTAATCATAAAGTGGACGTTTGCGAAAAAACTATGGACTCGTACCAATTGGATGCAGCTACATTTTTGCTTGCACCAAAAGGAGGGATACATTTGAATataacaaaattaaaaaattaacttaaaatttcaatatctcTTAGTTATACTAAAGTTGATGATGCAAAAGTCGAGATAATATTCCTAATTATCGTGATAATATTCCACTTATCGCCATACTCTAGCATTATATATATTAATCAGATAGTACTAAAGACATTAATGTTGATATATGAAAAATTTATAAACATTACTATTATTTTTAACAAGGGAAGTAAAATATTATGaattatatctatatatatttaattatatttttatatctaTCTATTCGTATTTTATTTTTTCTACAGGAGTTTTAGGTGATTTGACATTGTAACAACTTTTAacatgtgctatgtattcgaaAGTTGTACAATTTAAAATTTCTAAACAGGAATTATGCTATTTTACACTCTAATAATAATTGTTGACTGCGCCATACTGTCTAATTCGTTTATTATATCTGTAATAATAGAGATGGTCTACAAATATAAAATCAGTAAATTTGAATATAAAAACTTTTACAAAGATATTAATAATAGAACACAATTTGAAAACTATAACTTCAGGTTTAACATAAAAAGATCTTATAGAAAAGAAACGTTTTACCTCATAGTAGAATGTGCGTATCACTTGgagaaatatttaaatataaaaatcatAAAAGGAGACTGAAAATCTGAGAATTCTGATGCTGCCCACTGATACATCCTTATTCTGGTAATCACAACTCTCTTAATCAGACAACAATTTGGAGCATTTTTAAAACCACTTGAACTCCTAATTCTAAATCACTTAATATTTATTACAATTTTCCTAACAATTGACTtgcttttattaattattaagtaGTTTCATGATTGAATGATTGATTTGTGGATATTATAATTCTGTATGTTCTTTAACTGTAATTAAagatttatctgcttctgcaaacCATTCATCATATACCATTTGCGGTTCAATCATCCAAAATTTATGAAACGATATAGGTTCTTGCGATGCAAGATATGCAGTTGCATAATCCAAAGGACGTGCCTGTAATAAACGTGTATTATAATTTGAAGGTATACTTACCTCTATTTCCGCGTTCGGCTGGTTACTTTTACACATCACTACGAGTATTATGCtgataataaatatttttgtataACATACTTGATGAAACATTGATGAATGTATAGGCTGTACTCCAATTTGTACTAAACATATACCAAACAAATACATATCATCTGGAGTTGTGGGTGATGGGCAATTACATGTACCTGGTTTTATCATTTCATGAACTAAAGGTGCAGATAAAGCAATGCCAGCTCCACCTGTCAAATACTCATATCCATGAAGCCTATCCCACAGACGAAAACCATATCGTTCTCCAATAGCAAGTGCAATATTTGAATTGTAGCACGTTAATAAACGTAACAAACGAGATAcgctaaatataaataaataacagTATATCAATATTACATTTACTATTAGGTTGTATACATTACGAGTAAAAATGTTTACCTAAATATTGTATCATCGTCACTGATTATTAACCAAttcaaattttttttcttcaatattTTATCTGCTTCCGCTAGAATGCTATACGTTTTTGCACAATGTCCCTGTGTTGTATTCGGTACAATAAAAGCTTCAGGTAGATATTTATCTATACTAAAAAAAATGAACTGCTTAACTGATTATCCATTTTTGTACATGTTTGAATCATTAATATAATATGAATGATTATACCAGCCACATCACTAAAGTAGCCAATATGTGCAGCGTACTTTGCCCATGTCTGCTTGATTACTGGAATCCTCTCAACATGATATTTTTTACAGGTTTTTATAGCAAAATATACATTTTCAGAAGTTACAGATGAACCCTTTAATTAAAAATAGTTAATAACTATTAGTGCTGGGAATTATAACATCTAGTACCAATTAAAATACTATAGATAATACAGAAGACTATTAATACTTACACATGGATGAAAAAATCTTGGATATGTGGCACAATCAGAACTAGATACAATGCATATTTCTGGCACGTGAGTTAATCGCACTCCTTTATCGACTTTTAAAACAAAAGATGAAAATTCATATGATGCATCGATTGAAAAATCATCTTTAGGCCTTTCACCTTCGATAATTTTTTGCACTAAACTGAGAAAACACTTTATACTATGCATATTATTTAAACAAGATTATAGCATACCTAGAGTAAAACATTTTCTACAGTACCTTGTTAATAACCTTGATGTTATTGCAAAACCAGAAGCTATGTGTGGATACTTAAATTTTTTAGTATGATCTGCAAAATGATGTATGATAGTTGGTTCATGATCATATAATGCATGTCCAATCCACAAGTTctgaaataaaaagaaatcaatAAAAGCTATCTATCATAACAAGTAAGTCGTTTAGTACTGTTATAACGTACTTTAGTTTCTTTGAATTTTGAAAGAACATTTAATAATTTACTTAATCTAATAACAGTATTTTCTAAGCAGAAGAAAAACCATTTAGAAGTCGCATAGGAATCAAATAAATAATCCAGAAGCGGTATTATTGTCCAAGATCCATTAATATTCAATTCATGAGATGAGACAATTTTTGGAGGATCCTAATGAAAAAATTAAATTAGGAAATTTACACAAAATTATAgtttatatacaagtatatatTAAGTTATTAAtatcattataccttatcaagagcaTCTGCTTGTTCATAAATGTTTCTTTTTAATATTTCTAGATGCGCTATATGATAACTTTCTTTTTGACTTAATATCACAACAACTAAGTCTCTGGGATCTGTGCAAATACGTATCATTTTTGTTTTGTATTTATCCACAagctaaataataataaaattatatatattgctTATGTGCTACAACAATGACATACCTCAAAAGTTAAGTTTTCTCTGAAAATAAATTCAAATAGTATAAGAACATCATatcaaaatataaaatttgtatAGTAAAGTATCGAACAATAAGAAAAATGTTGCAATATCTCTCTGGCTTTTATTAAATTCTTAGCGCTTGTACTTTCAATTTAGAGTAGCGTCATTATTATAACAACTGAGCAATATATGTACACAACATAACTTACCTaaagcatttacattaattctaTCCCAGAATACTGTAGGAATTATGAAGTAAAACAAA comes from the Xylocopa sonorina isolate GNS202 chromosome 1, iyXylSono1_principal, whole genome shotgun sequence genome and includes:
- the LOC143424720 gene encoding uncharacterized protein LOC143424720 → MDYFQIFCAIAVAILSVYYYYTALYNYWKNRGIPGPKPIVMIGNFLDVLLQKKSMNDKVKEWYHQYKDEPVFGLYEGSTPILVINDLDMVKDVLIRDFSLFVNRGFRVFPKIEPLAQHLFLLEAERWRPLRARLSPIFTSGKLKEMFPLIVDCAGNLEKYLDKIAASGQSVECRDLAAKFTTDVIGSCAFGINMNALSNEESEFRKMGRRIFERSLRQRLRDSGRQFSPLFYSIFGRFLQDDEVTNFFIDIINDTIKYRKENNVSRPDFVNLLMELQNHPEKIDNIELKGALLAAQAFVFFVAGFETSSTTISFALYELAQNQDIQDKLREEIKEVYRQNDGVLTYEQLKGMKYLDKVFKETLRKYPVLSMLTRESMDNYTFKGTKISIPKNAKVWIPVYGIHTDPNIYPKPEVFDPERFDENAAARHPMSYIPFGDGPRNCIGARFAVNQSKIGIITVIRNHKVSVCEKTQIPFVCDPATFILTLKGGVHLKISSVQKVTMAYFEILCGVAVLLLLLYYYLKSVYSFWENRGVSGPRPIFCIKSTIKLFLAKLSSAQFSKDIYDSYKSEPMIGLYISKSPILMLLDPELIKTVLIRDFSSFTDRGLNVHERTEPMSLNLLMLDPIRWRPLRSKLSPMFTSGKLKDMFGLILECADHFEQYLNKIVATGGPIDCREVTAKFTTDVIGSCAFGLDMSVFEDEDSEFRRVGRQIFGVDLENVVRLKLRLHMPKVYDLLGFIAPDKRFAPFFTKVVADTIKYRKENNIVRPDFINMMMELRDHPQKLGDLKLTDTLITAQAFVFFSAGFETSSTTMSNALYELALNQEIQGKLRNEIREHLAKHNGKLEYEYIKDMEYLDKVFKETLRKYPPAAIVPRRAVTEYTFQDTKVTIPKQLLVWIPVFAIHRDPDIYPNPDVFDPERFNEDAIAARHPMNYLPFGDGPRNCIGARFAIYQTKIGLITILRNHKVDVCEKTMDSYQLDAATFLLAPKGGIHLNITKLKN
- the LOC143428229 gene encoding beta-1,3-glucosyltransferase isoform X2, which translates into the protein MFFLYLFYFIIPTVFWDRINVNALDPRDLVVVILSQKESYHIAHLEILKRNIYEQADALDKDPPKIVSSHELNINGSWTIIPLLDYLFDSYATSKWFFFCLENTVIRLSKLLNVLSKFKETKNLWIGHALYDHEPTIIHHFADHTKKFKYPHIASGFAITSRLLTSLVQKIIEGERPKDDFSIDASYEFSSFVLKVDKGVRLTHVPEICIVSSSDCATYPRFFHPCGSSVTSENVYFAIKTCKKYHVERIPVIKQTWAKYAAHIGYFSDVADKYLPEAFIVPNTTQGHCAKTYSILAEADKILKKKNLNWLIISDDDTIFSVSRLLRLLTCYNSNIALAIGERYGFRLWDRLHGYEYLTGGAGIALSAPLVHEMIKPGTCNCPSPTTPDDMYLFGICLVQIGVQPIHSSMFHQARPLDYATAYLASQEPISFHKFWMIEPQMVYDEWFAEADKSLITVKEHTEL
- the LOC143428229 gene encoding beta-1,3-glucosyltransferase isoform X1, translated to MFFLYLFYFIIPTVFWDRINVNALDPRDLVVVILSQKESYHIAHLEILKRNIYEQADALDKDPPKIVSSHELNINGSWTIIPLLDYLFDSYATSKWFFFCLENTVIRLSKLLNVLSKFKETKNLWIGHALYDHEPTIIHHFADHTKKFKYPHIASGFAITSRLLTSLVQKIIEGERPKDDFSIDASYEFSSFVLKVDKGVRLTHVPEICIVSSSDCATYPRFFHPCGSSVTSENVYFAIKTCKKYHVERIPVIKQTWAKYAAHIGYFSDVADKYLPEAFIVPNTTQGHCAKTYSILAEADKILKKKNLNWLIISDDDTIFSVSRLLRLLTCYNSNIALAIGERYGFRLWDRLHGYEYLTGGAGIALSAPLVHEMIKPGTCNCPSPTTPDDMYLFGICLVQIGVQPIHSSMFHQVCYTKIFIISIILVVMCKSNQPNAEIEVSIPSNYNTRLLQARPLDYATAYLASQEPISFHKFWMIEPQMVYDEWFAEADKSLITVKEHTEL